From the Pomacea canaliculata isolate SZHN2017 linkage group LG14, ASM307304v1, whole genome shotgun sequence genome, one window contains:
- the LOC112555858 gene encoding UDP-D-xylose:L-fucose alpha-1,3-D-xylosyltransferase 1-like isoform X2, whose amino-acid sequence MKEICFTMLKLRWRWRWILLLFLVLFIFLSAIIHRPDGLKDTEGITPAHDGLRIVQAAAAILERRPLLVTIINDGFVPMTYNWLCHTAGIPNLHDDILLLAEDDVTRQRVQRDWPRLHIVSVESAGGEGPRLSGELNFYTVAYVRMMALRTRLLNELLQAGYAFVLFETDFVWFENPVPDFLDLARTKNLDLVGTNSSVDDQIMCGAFIYFRNTSRTRAVWAEVTRLMEELVEKMKVLDPTQSPPRKQNEQRYLNRLLVEKHKGIRYGLVDFETSVIDGVWYKFNKTRRQTLHPKAIHNNFLDTTREKVKRFKDFGQWVLNDDNTCNKDKVQKLLEGK is encoded by the exons ATGAAAGAG ATTTGTTTCACCATGCTGAAGTTACGGTGGAGATGGAGGTGGATCTTGTTACTCTTTCTCGTCCTGTTCATATTCCTGTCTGCCATCATCCACAGACCAGACGGATTGAAAGATACAGAAGGAATCACAC CCGCCCATGACGGGCTGAGGATTGTCCAGGCCGCCGCAGCCATCTTGGAAAGGCGGCCTCTCCTCGTCACCATCATCAACGACGGCTTTGTCCCGATGACCTACAACTGGCTCTGCCACACCGCCGGCATCCCCAACCTCCATGACGACATCCTCCTGCTGGCCGAAGATGACGTCACCCGCCAGCGCGTGCAGCGGGACTGGCCGAGGCTCCACATCGTTTCGGTGGAGTCCGCGGGGGGAGAAGGCCCCCGGCTGAGCGGGGAGCTGAACTTCTACACGGTGGCATACGTGCGCATGATGGCGCTGCGAACGCGTCTTCTGAACGAGCTTCTTCAGGCCGGCTATGCCTTCGTGCTCTTCGAGACCGACTTTGTGTGGTTTGAGAATCCCGTGCCAGACTTCCTGGACCTGGCGCGCACGAAGAACCTGGACCTAGTTGGGACCAATTCCTCCGTGGACGACCAGATCATGTGCGGGGCCTTCATCTACTTCCGGAATACGTCCCGCACGCGCGCCGTGTGGGCGGAAGTGACGCGCTTGATGGAGGAGTTGGTGGAGAAGATGAAGGTTTTAGACCCTACGCAGAGCCCGCCGCGGAAGCAGAACGAGCAGCGGTATCTCAACAGGCTGCTAGTG GAAAAGCATAAAGGCATCCGATACGGTCTGGTGGACTTTGAGACTAGTGTGATAGACGGAGTGTGGTACAAGTTCAATAAAACTCGGCGTCAGACATTGCACCCCAAGGCCATCCACAACAACTTCCTGGATACCACCAGGGAGAAGGTCAAGAGGTTCAAAGATTTTGGACAGTGGGTTCTCAACGACGACAACACTTGCAATAAGGACAAAGTCCAGAAACTACTGGAGGGCAAGTGA
- the LOC112555858 gene encoding UDP-D-xylose:L-fucose alpha-1,3-D-xylosyltransferase 1-like isoform X1 — MSLLLKLSVTKKYTYINSDGLPVGDICFTMLKLRWRWRWILLLFLVLFIFLSAIIHRPDGLKDTEGITPAHDGLRIVQAAAAILERRPLLVTIINDGFVPMTYNWLCHTAGIPNLHDDILLLAEDDVTRQRVQRDWPRLHIVSVESAGGEGPRLSGELNFYTVAYVRMMALRTRLLNELLQAGYAFVLFETDFVWFENPVPDFLDLARTKNLDLVGTNSSVDDQIMCGAFIYFRNTSRTRAVWAEVTRLMEELVEKMKVLDPTQSPPRKQNEQRYLNRLLVEKHKGIRYGLVDFETSVIDGVWYKFNKTRRQTLHPKAIHNNFLDTTREKVKRFKDFGQWVLNDDNTCNKDKVQKLLEGK, encoded by the exons ATGAGCTTGCTTTTGAAGTTATcagtcacaaaaaaatacacttaCATTAACTCCGATGGATTACCTGTAGGTGAC ATTTGTTTCACCATGCTGAAGTTACGGTGGAGATGGAGGTGGATCTTGTTACTCTTTCTCGTCCTGTTCATATTCCTGTCTGCCATCATCCACAGACCAGACGGATTGAAAGATACAGAAGGAATCACAC CCGCCCATGACGGGCTGAGGATTGTCCAGGCCGCCGCAGCCATCTTGGAAAGGCGGCCTCTCCTCGTCACCATCATCAACGACGGCTTTGTCCCGATGACCTACAACTGGCTCTGCCACACCGCCGGCATCCCCAACCTCCATGACGACATCCTCCTGCTGGCCGAAGATGACGTCACCCGCCAGCGCGTGCAGCGGGACTGGCCGAGGCTCCACATCGTTTCGGTGGAGTCCGCGGGGGGAGAAGGCCCCCGGCTGAGCGGGGAGCTGAACTTCTACACGGTGGCATACGTGCGCATGATGGCGCTGCGAACGCGTCTTCTGAACGAGCTTCTTCAGGCCGGCTATGCCTTCGTGCTCTTCGAGACCGACTTTGTGTGGTTTGAGAATCCCGTGCCAGACTTCCTGGACCTGGCGCGCACGAAGAACCTGGACCTAGTTGGGACCAATTCCTCCGTGGACGACCAGATCATGTGCGGGGCCTTCATCTACTTCCGGAATACGTCCCGCACGCGCGCCGTGTGGGCGGAAGTGACGCGCTTGATGGAGGAGTTGGTGGAGAAGATGAAGGTTTTAGACCCTACGCAGAGCCCGCCGCGGAAGCAGAACGAGCAGCGGTATCTCAACAGGCTGCTAGTG GAAAAGCATAAAGGCATCCGATACGGTCTGGTGGACTTTGAGACTAGTGTGATAGACGGAGTGTGGTACAAGTTCAATAAAACTCGGCGTCAGACATTGCACCCCAAGGCCATCCACAACAACTTCCTGGATACCACCAGGGAGAAGGTCAAGAGGTTCAAAGATTTTGGACAGTGGGTTCTCAACGACGACAACACTTGCAATAAGGACAAAGTCCAGAAACTACTGGAGGGCAAGTGA
- the LOC112555858 gene encoding UDP-D-xylose:L-fucose alpha-1,3-D-xylosyltransferase 1-like isoform X3: protein MLKLRWRWRWILLLFLVLFIFLSAIIHRPDGLKDTEGITPAHDGLRIVQAAAAILERRPLLVTIINDGFVPMTYNWLCHTAGIPNLHDDILLLAEDDVTRQRVQRDWPRLHIVSVESAGGEGPRLSGELNFYTVAYVRMMALRTRLLNELLQAGYAFVLFETDFVWFENPVPDFLDLARTKNLDLVGTNSSVDDQIMCGAFIYFRNTSRTRAVWAEVTRLMEELVEKMKVLDPTQSPPRKQNEQRYLNRLLVEKHKGIRYGLVDFETSVIDGVWYKFNKTRRQTLHPKAIHNNFLDTTREKVKRFKDFGQWVLNDDNTCNKDKVQKLLEGK, encoded by the exons ATGCTGAAGTTACGGTGGAGATGGAGGTGGATCTTGTTACTCTTTCTCGTCCTGTTCATATTCCTGTCTGCCATCATCCACAGACCAGACGGATTGAAAGATACAGAAGGAATCACAC CCGCCCATGACGGGCTGAGGATTGTCCAGGCCGCCGCAGCCATCTTGGAAAGGCGGCCTCTCCTCGTCACCATCATCAACGACGGCTTTGTCCCGATGACCTACAACTGGCTCTGCCACACCGCCGGCATCCCCAACCTCCATGACGACATCCTCCTGCTGGCCGAAGATGACGTCACCCGCCAGCGCGTGCAGCGGGACTGGCCGAGGCTCCACATCGTTTCGGTGGAGTCCGCGGGGGGAGAAGGCCCCCGGCTGAGCGGGGAGCTGAACTTCTACACGGTGGCATACGTGCGCATGATGGCGCTGCGAACGCGTCTTCTGAACGAGCTTCTTCAGGCCGGCTATGCCTTCGTGCTCTTCGAGACCGACTTTGTGTGGTTTGAGAATCCCGTGCCAGACTTCCTGGACCTGGCGCGCACGAAGAACCTGGACCTAGTTGGGACCAATTCCTCCGTGGACGACCAGATCATGTGCGGGGCCTTCATCTACTTCCGGAATACGTCCCGCACGCGCGCCGTGTGGGCGGAAGTGACGCGCTTGATGGAGGAGTTGGTGGAGAAGATGAAGGTTTTAGACCCTACGCAGAGCCCGCCGCGGAAGCAGAACGAGCAGCGGTATCTCAACAGGCTGCTAGTG GAAAAGCATAAAGGCATCCGATACGGTCTGGTGGACTTTGAGACTAGTGTGATAGACGGAGTGTGGTACAAGTTCAATAAAACTCGGCGTCAGACATTGCACCCCAAGGCCATCCACAACAACTTCCTGGATACCACCAGGGAGAAGGTCAAGAGGTTCAAAGATTTTGGACAGTGGGTTCTCAACGACGACAACACTTGCAATAAGGACAAAGTCCAGAAACTACTGGAGGGCAAGTGA